In Mytilus trossulus isolate FHL-02 chromosome 6, PNRI_Mtr1.1.1.hap1, whole genome shotgun sequence, a single window of DNA contains:
- the LOC134722906 gene encoding uncharacterized protein LOC134722906 — translation MDVVPSVFPFRQEAIVSPRALRMKSRDHGDLVRKDKSMEGIENGIQYEVEIETTSNEHPIEVTDESDIGKVAEDKNVQCQLLGDYSIENYINNPKAVSYYTGFSCYDHFIFLFHSLGPAAYELNYKCVKLNPKDQLFLTLMKIRCGKEDFELSLLFNISESTVSRTINTWINFLYFQLKDLDIWPSRQVVDDYMPVDFGRKFPTTRVILDATEIPIQKPSDVNNQSVTWSSYKHRNTIKTMVGCTSRGAASYVSDCYGGSVSDRQIIENSHLLENEIFDSGDSIMADRGIMVQDLFANENVFVNTPTMLKGKSQLEPEEIIKDRRVASKRIHIERVIGLSKRFKILKSELSSSKFPLSNRIVFVCFALLNFKNAIVDKLA, via the coding sequence ATGGATGTTGTACCCTCGGTCTTTCCTTTTCGTCAAGAAGCTATTGTTAGCCCAAGAGCATTGAGGATGAAATCCAGGGATCATGGAGATTTGGTCCGTAAAGACAAGTCTATGGAAGGTATTGAAAATGGCATACAGTATGAGGTTGAAATTGAGACAACAAGTAATGAGCATCCTATTGAAGTAACAGATGAGTCAGACATAGGCAAGGTTGCTGAGGATAAGAATGTTCAGTGTCAATTGTTAGGTGACTACTCCATTGAAAATTACATTAATAACCCCAAAGCAGTATCCTATTACACAGGATTTAGTTGTTATGATCATTTCATATTCTTGTTTCATTCACTTGGCCCTGCTGCTTATGAATTGAACTATAAATGTGTGAAACTTAATCCAAAAGATCAATTGTTTCTTACTTTGATGAAAATTAGATGTGGAAAGGAAGATTTCGAGCtttctttactttttaatatttccgAGTCTACAGTATCCAGAACCATTAATACTTGgataaactttttatattttcaattgaaagATCTTGATATTTGGCCTTCAAGACAAGTTGTCGATGATTATATGCCTGTTGATTTTGGAAGGAAATTCCCAACTACAAGGGTTATTTTAGATGCAACAGAAATTCCAATCCAAAAACCATCTGATGTTAACAACCAGAGTGTTACATGGTCGTCATACAAGCATAGAAATACCATCAAAACTATGGTTGGTTGTACCTCAAGAGGTGCTGCGTCTTATGTTTCAGACTGTTATGGTGGGTCAGTCAGTGACAgacaaattattgaaaattcaCACCTGCTTGAAAATGAAATCTTTGATTCTGGTGACAGCATTATGGCAGATAGGGGTATCATGGTGCAAGATCTTTTTGCAAACGAAAATGTATTCGTGAATACACCAACCATGCTAAAAGGGAAGTCCCAATTAGAACCAGAGGAAATTATAAAAGACCGTAGAGTGGCATCCAAGCGTATCCACATTGAGCGAGTCATTGGATTAAGCAagagatttaaaattttaaaatctgaaCTATCAAGTAGTAAATTTCCTCTAAGTAACAGAATTGTATTTGTATGCTTTGCTTTATTGAATTTCAAGAATGCCATTGTGGATAAATTAGCATAA